In a single window of the Mustelus asterias chromosome 3, sMusAst1.hap1.1, whole genome shotgun sequence genome:
- the LOC144482983 gene encoding P2Y purinoceptor 14-like, with amino-acid sequence MATSTETYATESGTNYTSMANSRSISPCDYFSKGFTIFTITAYALICITGFILNSLAFWVYFCHIPSNNSIVVYLKNLVIADFLLVLSLPIKILKDSSSSPTLDLSRIYCNFAACIFYLNIYSSICFLGYIAAIRYLKIVRPLRVYAFQNLKTAKCLSLGTWVALLLLGTFFMLLMNTEKKSKPQDSQVCVQDKKQQIVSTFFHVTGVIMFLFVLVGLCYFYFQISRQLRRSSSTHSQRKQAKAKNNILILLAVFLVCFVPYHIIRLPYVISQTKLISECHWRKVLYYAKESSLLLSTLNACLDPVIYFLFCKTFRSKLGLEKKAKDLPLNNISVPVNASRVILD; translated from the coding sequence ATGGCTACCTCTACAGAAACCTATGCAACTGAGAGTGGAACAAACTACACCAGCATGGCAAACAGTcgcagtatctccccttgtgacTACTTTTCAAAAGGTTTCACAATATTCACCATTACTGCCTATGCATTAATTTGCATAACCGGATTCATTCTCAACAGTCTGGCATTTTGGGTATACTTCTGTCACATCCCCAGCAACAATTCCATTGTGGTCTATTTAAAGAACCTGGTCATAGCTGATTTCCTCCTGGTCTTATCACTGCCAATAAAAATCCTCAAAGACAGCAGCTCAAGCCCCACACTAGACTTGAGCAGAATTTACTGCAATTTTGCAGCGTGCATCTTCTACCTGAACATCTACTCCAGTATTTGCTTTCTAGGTTACATCGCGGCCATCAGATACCTGAAAATCGTCAGACCACTCCGAGTGTACGCATTTCAAAATCTGAAGACCGCCAAATGTCTctctctgggaacctgggttgcCCTCCTCCTTCTCGGAACCTTTTTCATGCTTCTGATGAACACGGAAAAGAAGTCAAAGCCACAGGACTCTCAGGTCTGCGTACAAGACAAGAAGCAACAGATTGTGTCCACGTTCTTCCACGTTACTGGCGTGATCATGTTTCTGTTTGTGTTAGTTGGGCTTTGTTACTTTTACTTTCAGATATCCAGACAACTCCGCCGGTCTTCTTCTACACACTCACAGAGAAAGCAAGCCAAGGCAAAGAACAACATTCTCATCCTGTTGGCCGTGTTCTTGGTTTGCTTTGTGCCTTACCACATCATAAGACTTCCTTACGTTATAAGTCAGACAAAGCTCATTTCGGAGTGCCACTGGAGAAAGGTTTTGTACTATGCTAAGGAATCTTCCCTCTTGCTGTCAACGCTTAACGCGTGCCTCGATCCAGTGATCTACTTCCTATTTTGCAAGACATTTAGATCAAAATTGGGTCTGGAGAAAAAGGCAAAGGATTTACCTCTCAATAATATTTCTGTCCCTGTTAATGCATCCCGTGTTATACTTGATTAA
- the LOC144482992 gene encoding P2Y purinoceptor 14-like yields MADLTERIEIVTSINSSGNATCQISSDGLAIFTITAYSLICVVGIILNSLAFWVYFCHVPNSNSITIYLKNLVVADLMLVLSLPIRIIGENKMGSTIMRKIYCNFTACIFYLNMYSSILFLGYIAATRYLKIVKPLKSYAYQTLKSARIVSVGTWCVLLSLGTSYIVLTGKKPPQNRTRETCLEFRSGSGVHWHVTLHAGGTFLFLCVLIGLCFFYFQTAKRLDKSPSASSLRKQAKAKNNILILLAVFVVCFVPYHIARLPYILSQIDVITGCFWKKTLYHFKESAIVLSSLNACVDPVIYFLFCKAFRSKLGLDKNSKDKGAHNDHSLCANASQTILDEPTVGNSTM; encoded by the coding sequence atggctgatctgacagaACGTATCGAGATCGTTACAAGCATAAACTCCTCCGGCAATGCCACTTGCCAGATTTCCTCTGATGGATTGGCTATTTTCACAATTACTGCCTATTCATTAATTTGTGTCGTTGGAATCATTCTCAACAGCCTGGCTTTCTGGGTCTACTTCTGTCATGTTCCCAACAGCAACAGCATCACCATCTACTTAAAGAACTTGGTGGTCGCCGACTTAATGCTGGTCCTCTCACTGCCGATAAGAATCATCGGCGAGAACAAGATGGGCTCCACAATAATGAGAAAAATCTACTGCAATTTTACGGCATGCATCTTCTATTTGAACATGTATTCAAGCATTCTCTTCCTGGGATACATTGCGGCCACCAGATACCTGAAAATTGTCAAACCACTCAAAAGCTATGCATATCAAACTCTCAAGTCTGCGAGAATTGTCTCCGTCGGAACCTGGTGTGTTCTTCTCAGCCTTGGAACTTCATACATCGTTCTGACAGGAAAAAAGCCACCCCAGAATAGAACAAGAGAAACATGCTTAGAATTTAGAAGTGGTTCGGGAGTTCACTGGCACGTAACCCTCCACGCTGGTGGCACATTTCTGTTTCTCTGCGTGTTGATAGGGCTTTGCTTCTTTTACTTTCAAACTGCAAAACGTCTTGACAAATCCCCATCGGCAAGCTCCCTCAGAAAGCAAGCCAAGGCAAAGAACAACATTCTAATCCTCCTTGCTGTCTTTGTGGTGTGTTTCGTTCCCTACCACATCGCGAGGCTTCCTTACATTTTAAGCCAGATTGATGTCATCACTGGGTGCTTTTGGAAAAAGACTCTCTATCACTTTAAGGAATCTGCCATTGTGCTGTCCTCGCTTAATGCCTGTGTCGATCCAGTGATCTACTTTCTGTTTTGCAAGGCATTTCGGTCAAAGTTGGGCCTAGACAAAAACTCCAAAGACAAAGGTGCACACAATGATCACTCATTATGTGCTAATGCTTCACAAACGATACTCGACGAACCAACAGTTGGCAATTCAACAATGTGA